From Gimesia panareensis, the proteins below share one genomic window:
- a CDS encoding sugar phosphate isomerase/epimerase family protein, with translation MQTNLNRREMLAAAGGLLTAGLATTPAAAATPARKRSAAEPFAYCFNTSTVRGQKLGIVEQINLTSQAGYDAIEPWMRDIDQYVTEGGSLQDLRKRIEDAGLTVESAIGFAQWIVDDPAQRKAGLEQAKRDMDTLQQIGGIRIAAPPTGATKQSDLDLFAAAKRYRALLELGDQMQVIPQVEVWGFSESLSRLGESMFVAIESGHPKACLLPDVYHIYKGGSDFNGLGLLSGSAIQVFHVNDYPADPPRETINDADRVYPGDGVAPLTEIFRMIHKAGFRGVLSLELFNREYWEQDPLAVAKTGLRKTREAVLKAQLDQQPKAD, from the coding sequence ATGCAAACAAATCTCAATCGACGTGAAATGCTGGCTGCCGCAGGCGGACTGCTGACTGCCGGTCTTGCCACTACTCCCGCTGCCGCTGCGACACCCGCACGGAAGCGATCTGCCGCTGAACCGTTCGCTTACTGCTTCAACACCAGCACGGTCCGCGGCCAGAAACTGGGCATCGTCGAACAGATCAACCTGACCTCCCAGGCGGGCTACGATGCGATCGAGCCCTGGATGCGGGATATCGACCAGTATGTCACAGAGGGGGGCTCCCTGCAGGATCTCCGTAAACGGATCGAAGATGCCGGCCTGACCGTCGAGAGTGCCATCGGCTTTGCCCAGTGGATCGTCGATGATCCAGCACAACGCAAAGCGGGCCTCGAACAGGCAAAACGCGACATGGACACGCTCCAGCAGATCGGCGGCATCCGCATCGCTGCACCTCCTACCGGAGCGACCAAACAGTCCGACCTGGACCTGTTCGCCGCCGCGAAACGCTACCGCGCGCTGCTGGAACTGGGCGATCAGATGCAGGTGATTCCGCAGGTCGAAGTCTGGGGATTTTCCGAGTCCCTCTCGCGGCTGGGGGAATCCATGTTTGTAGCGATCGAGAGCGGCCACCCCAAAGCCTGTCTGCTCCCGGACGTGTATCACATCTACAAAGGGGGCTCCGATTTCAACGGACTGGGACTGCTCAGCGGCTCGGCCATTCAGGTCTTTCACGTGAACGACTATCCCGCCGATCCCCCCCGCGAAACGATCAACGATGCAGACCGCGTTTATCCGGGCGACGGCGTAGCACCGTTGACCGAGATCTTTCGCATGATTCACAAAGCCGGGTTCCGGGGCGTGCTCTCGCTGGAACTGTTCAACCGCGAGTACTGGGAACAGGACCCCCTCGCAGTTGCCAAAACTGGCTTACGCAAAACGCGGGAAGCCGTTTTGAAAGCGCAACTCGATCAACAGCCGAAAGCTGACTGA
- the rsmA gene encoding 16S rRNA (adenine(1518)-N(6)/adenine(1519)-N(6))-dimethyltransferase RsmA, with product MKEDERQTRSYLMQLFERHGFNPRSDLGQNFLIDLNIIEYVVEQGRIQPTDIVLEVGTGTGGMTTFMAQKARHVITVEYDRNMHTLASEATQKYDNVTLLNCDALKNKNRLNPTVLEEIDRQLKANPGSQLKLVANLPYNVATPIISNLVASDLPWSRMVVTIQYELGLKMSCKPSTSNYGALSVWLQSQCFVKLLKKVGPTVFWPRPKVDSAIVQLTPNPPLKQKIGDRVFFQDFLRRVFQHRRKLMRSTLVGMYSKQLSKAEVDEILQAQGYDREKTRAEELSVPQMIELGNAFQEQITQKTNI from the coding sequence ATGAAAGAAGATGAAAGGCAGACTCGATCTTATTTAATGCAGCTCTTCGAGCGGCATGGCTTTAACCCGCGCTCTGATCTGGGTCAAAACTTTCTGATTGATCTGAATATCATCGAATACGTCGTTGAGCAGGGACGCATCCAACCCACCGATATTGTGCTCGAAGTGGGAACCGGAACCGGGGGCATGACCACCTTCATGGCCCAGAAAGCCCGGCACGTGATCACTGTCGAGTACGATCGCAACATGCATACGCTGGCCAGCGAAGCGACGCAGAAGTACGACAATGTCACCCTGCTGAACTGCGATGCGTTGAAGAACAAGAACCGGCTCAACCCCACGGTGCTGGAGGAAATCGACCGGCAACTCAAGGCGAATCCGGGCAGTCAGCTGAAGCTGGTCGCCAACCTGCCTTACAACGTCGCTACGCCGATCATTTCGAATCTGGTGGCCTCGGATCTGCCCTGGAGCCGGATGGTGGTGACGATTCAGTATGAGCTGGGTCTGAAAATGTCGTGCAAGCCTTCGACCTCGAATTACGGCGCGCTGTCGGTCTGGCTGCAGTCACAGTGTTTTGTGAAACTGCTGAAAAAAGTGGGGCCGACCGTGTTCTGGCCCCGGCCCAAGGTCGATTCGGCGATTGTCCAGCTCACGCCGAACCCGCCCCTGAAACAGAAAATTGGAGATCGCGTCTTCTTTCAGGATTTCCTGAGGCGGGTCTTCCAGCATCGCCGGAAACTGATGCGGAGTACGCTGGTGGGGATGTACAGCAAACAGCTGAGCAAAGCGGAAGTGGATGAAATATTGCAGGCACAGGGATACGACCGGGAAAAGACCCGGGCGGAAGAACTCTCGGTGCCCCAGATGATCGAACTGGGAAATGCGTTCCAGGAACAGATCACCCAGAAGACAAACATTTGA
- a CDS encoding phosphatidylserine decarboxylase: MSSTSSDVNAPATVQPYPRREVEPMDPQLTTIQPGGGIIINLEMFWGRWRRFWLKTFRRGYVKKMESTRKGDFNPCPHDVLDPRDLKYYENQGGYYWEPQDDPFAYRSRLPFAREGLAELIVLSTLFFGGAALLSWGILSSSVTGVLSVIGWLLVLTLVLFGTEIVWFFRNPRRTIPAGEGVIVSPADGTFDTIEEIEHHEFIGGPAIEIGIFLSIFNVHINRMPVAGKIIKLAYRPGKCLNALRPESTRLNERLEVYLQMPEPTNRPMLVQQITGAIARRIVCRLKPGDELVKGAQFGMIKLGSRTVIVFPREEGLEILAKPGDKLKAGSTVLAKYAASPTEATDEEA, from the coding sequence ATGAGTTCAACTTCATCCGACGTGAATGCCCCTGCCACCGTTCAACCTTATCCCCGACGGGAAGTCGAACCGATGGACCCTCAGCTGACGACAATTCAGCCGGGCGGGGGAATCATTATCAACCTGGAAATGTTCTGGGGACGCTGGCGGCGGTTCTGGTTGAAGACGTTCCGTCGCGGTTACGTGAAAAAAATGGAAAGCACGCGGAAAGGGGATTTCAATCCCTGTCCCCACGACGTGCTCGATCCGCGGGATCTGAAATACTACGAGAACCAGGGGGGCTATTACTGGGAACCGCAGGACGATCCATTTGCCTATCGCAGTCGTCTGCCGTTTGCCCGGGAAGGACTGGCCGAACTGATTGTGCTTTCGACGCTGTTTTTCGGCGGTGCCGCCCTGCTCTCCTGGGGTATTCTATCCAGCAGCGTTACAGGTGTACTGTCCGTCATCGGCTGGCTGCTGGTCTTGACGCTGGTTTTATTTGGAACAGAAATCGTCTGGTTTTTTCGCAATCCCAGGCGTACTATTCCTGCAGGTGAAGGTGTCATCGTTTCCCCCGCTGACGGGACGTTCGATACGATTGAGGAAATCGAGCATCACGAATTTATCGGCGGTCCGGCGATTGAAATCGGCATCTTCCTGTCCATCTTTAATGTCCACATCAACCGCATGCCGGTGGCTGGTAAAATCATCAAGCTCGCCTATCGTCCCGGAAAATGTCTGAATGCTCTGCGTCCCGAGTCCACACGGTTAAACGAGCGGCTGGAAGTCTATCTGCAGATGCCGGAACCGACGAACCGACCGATGCTGGTGCAGCAGATTACCGGTGCGATTGCGCGGCGGATCGTCTGTCGACTCAAGCCGGGCGATGAATTAGTCAAAGGGGCGCAATTTGGCATGATTAAACTGGGGTCCCGTACGGTAATTGTCTTTCCCCGGGAGGAAGGCCTGGAGATCCTGGCCAAGCCGGGTGACAAGCTGAAAGCCGGTTCGACCGTCCTGGCAAAATATGCAGCATCCCCTACCGAGGCAACAGATGAAGAAGCGTAA
- a CDS encoding CNNM domain-containing protein, whose amino-acid sequence MNWLPLLGALALFAIGIRLSALFSGSETGFYRVSFLRLNIDANEGDPIAKRLCWFAQNPSYFVATTLIGNNLANDLVTIAISMGIAAVFQESGGRAEIVTTILFTPIIFIFGELVPKNLYYRAPTMLLKRYCRWFDFFYRAFWIISVPLVSITRLLEQFSPDRNKPAQLVLGRQRLVKVLEEGHLEGVLGNAQKQLVRGMFNTAAQSIRKVMIPQAAIKGVTRKTDTADIIQLAQQNQISYIPIRAEHQSEWTSYIKLVDLITSPSPIIPAVYNMPRLQVDYSMLEALYLLRNSSSAFGAIYQNNTQIGIVSQLDLVKALCSSDGPLLMTSGAAI is encoded by the coding sequence TTGAACTGGCTTCCTCTTCTTGGTGCGCTGGCGCTGTTTGCGATTGGCATCCGTCTATCAGCCCTGTTCAGTGGATCCGAGACCGGCTTTTACCGTGTCAGTTTCCTGCGTCTGAATATCGACGCCAACGAAGGTGATCCCATCGCCAAGCGGCTCTGCTGGTTCGCCCAGAATCCGAGCTACTTTGTGGCGACGACTCTGATCGGGAATAACCTGGCGAATGACCTGGTGACGATCGCGATTTCCATGGGGATCGCTGCCGTCTTTCAGGAGTCCGGAGGCAGGGCCGAGATCGTGACGACGATTCTGTTTACGCCGATCATCTTCATTTTCGGGGAGCTGGTTCCCAAGAATCTGTATTACCGGGCCCCGACCATGCTGCTGAAACGCTACTGCCGCTGGTTCGATTTCTTCTATCGGGCCTTCTGGATCATCAGTGTGCCCCTGGTTTCGATTACCCGTCTGCTGGAGCAGTTCTCACCCGATCGCAACAAACCGGCTCAGCTGGTGCTGGGACGGCAGCGGCTGGTGAAGGTGCTGGAAGAGGGACATTTGGAAGGTGTGCTGGGTAATGCCCAGAAGCAACTGGTCCGGGGGATGTTCAATACCGCGGCGCAGTCGATCCGTAAGGTGATGATTCCGCAGGCGGCGATTAAAGGTGTGACCCGGAAGACCGACACCGCAGACATCATTCAACTGGCGCAGCAGAATCAGATTTCGTATATTCCGATTCGCGCAGAGCACCAGAGTGAATGGACCTCGTACATCAAGTTGGTGGACCTGATCACGTCGCCTTCTCCCATTATTCCCGCGGTGTATAACATGCCCCGTCTGCAGGTGGATTACAGTATGCTGGAAGCACTGTATTTGCTGCGAAACTCCTCTTCCGCCTTTGGTGCCATTTATCAGAACAATACGCAGATCGGGATCGTGAGTCAGCTGGACCTGGTCAAGGCGCTCTGTTCTTCAGACGGTCCCCTGCTGATGACCAGCGGAGCGGCGATCTGA
- the metG gene encoding methionine--tRNA ligase: MPQRRILVTAALPYANGDIHIGHLVEYIQTDIWVRFQKLRGNACRFFCADDTHGTAIMIRARQEGRSEEALIADVREKHIADFTGFNIEFDNYGSTNSEQNRKVCHEIWSALREAGLVHEKEVTQLFDVQENTFLADRFVKGTCPKCKAPDQYGDNCDKCGSTYTPADLIDPVSTLSNTTPELRTASHLFVRIEDLHGFLDEWTQSGAHLQSEVANYLKGHFLGDPLRDWDISRPAPYFGFEIPDSPGNYWYVWFDAPIGYIASTLEWCENNHEDFDTWWKNPETEVHHFIGKDITYFHTLFWPAMLKTSGFNLPEKVHIHGFLTVDGEKMSKSKGTFVKAATYLNHLDPACLRYYYASKLGPRLDDLDLNLDEFVQKVNSDLVGKVVNLASRSAKFVAQTGLSASYPDDGGLFEYGASRSETIAAAYENCDYNGAMREILTLADRANKYVEDQKPWELRKDEDRQQELQNICTIALNLFRQIVVYLTPVLPRLSGQTGELLNDPITSWDQAQTPLTGNAVSKFQHMFKRIEEKQVEAMTEEAKEDAAAAESEAAASQWNDSGDALEQEPMSEECTIDDFVKVDLRVARIVEANSVPEANKLLQLTLSLGGDERRNVFAGIKAAYDPEELVGRLVICCANLKPRKMRFGTSEGMVLASGPGGKDVFLLSPDEGAVPGQRVH; the protein is encoded by the coding sequence ATGCCACAACGTCGCATCCTGGTCACCGCGGCTCTGCCTTATGCCAACGGTGACATTCATATCGGCCATCTCGTGGAATACATCCAGACGGACATCTGGGTGCGGTTTCAGAAACTGCGCGGAAACGCCTGTCGTTTCTTCTGCGCCGACGATACGCATGGCACCGCGATTATGATCCGCGCCCGTCAGGAAGGCCGCTCGGAAGAAGCGTTGATCGCCGACGTCCGCGAAAAACATATTGCCGACTTCACCGGCTTCAATATTGAGTTCGATAATTACGGCAGCACGAACAGCGAACAGAACCGCAAGGTCTGTCACGAAATCTGGTCGGCACTGCGGGAAGCAGGCCTGGTCCACGAAAAGGAAGTCACGCAGCTGTTCGACGTGCAGGAAAACACGTTTCTGGCTGACCGCTTCGTGAAGGGGACCTGTCCGAAATGTAAGGCCCCTGATCAATATGGCGATAACTGCGACAAATGCGGCAGCACGTACACGCCCGCCGATCTGATCGATCCGGTCAGCACGCTGTCGAACACGACTCCCGAACTCCGCACCGCCAGCCATCTGTTTGTGCGGATTGAAGACCTGCATGGCTTCCTGGATGAATGGACCCAGTCGGGCGCACATCTGCAGTCGGAAGTCGCGAATTATCTCAAAGGACATTTTCTGGGAGACCCGCTGCGTGACTGGGACATCTCCCGCCCGGCTCCTTATTTCGGTTTTGAAATTCCGGACAGCCCGGGCAATTACTGGTACGTCTGGTTCGACGCGCCGATCGGTTACATTGCCTCCACACTCGAATGGTGTGAGAACAATCACGAAGACTTCGACACGTGGTGGAAAAATCCCGAAACCGAAGTGCATCACTTCATCGGCAAAGACATCACTTACTTCCATACCCTCTTCTGGCCGGCCATGCTCAAGACATCGGGTTTCAATCTGCCCGAGAAGGTGCACATTCACGGTTTCCTGACCGTGGATGGCGAGAAAATGTCGAAATCCAAAGGGACCTTCGTCAAAGCGGCCACCTATCTGAATCACCTTGACCCTGCCTGTCTGCGTTACTATTACGCCTCCAAGCTGGGGCCGAGACTGGATGACCTCGATCTGAACCTGGACGAGTTCGTGCAGAAGGTGAATTCGGACCTTGTCGGGAAGGTTGTGAACCTGGCAAGCCGGAGTGCGAAGTTCGTGGCCCAGACGGGATTGTCTGCATCCTATCCGGATGACGGCGGCCTGTTTGAATACGGGGCCAGTCGCAGCGAGACAATTGCGGCGGCGTATGAGAACTGCGATTATAACGGTGCGATGAGAGAAATCCTCACACTGGCAGACCGGGCCAATAAATATGTCGAAGATCAGAAACCGTGGGAACTGCGGAAAGACGAAGATCGCCAGCAGGAACTGCAGAACATCTGCACGATTGCCCTGAACCTGTTCCGGCAGATTGTAGTGTATCTGACTCCCGTGCTGCCCCGACTGTCTGGTCAGACGGGTGAATTACTGAATGATCCGATTACCAGCTGGGATCAGGCGCAGACGCCGCTGACGGGGAATGCTGTCAGCAAATTCCAGCATATGTTTAAACGAATTGAAGAGAAACAGGTAGAAGCCATGACTGAAGAAGCAAAAGAAGATGCGGCAGCCGCCGAAAGTGAAGCAGCGGCCTCGCAGTGGAATGACAGTGGGGACGCTCTCGAACAGGAGCCGATGTCAGAAGAATGCACGATCGATGATTTCGTCAAAGTCGATCTGCGCGTGGCCCGCATCGTAGAAGCCAACTCGGTTCCCGAAGCGAACAAGCTGCTGCAGCTGACACTGAGCCTGGGAGGCGATGAGCGGCGGAATGTGTTTGCGGGCATCAAAGCCGCATACGACCCGGAAGAACTGGTCGGGCGGCTGGTGATCTGCTGTGCGAATCTGAAGCCGCGCAAGATGCGGTTCGGTACCAGCGAAGGCATGGTACTGGCCTCGGGGCCAGGCGGGAAGGATGTCTTTCTGCTGTCTCCCGATGAAGGGGCCGTGCCCGGTCAGCGCGTGCACTGA
- a CDS encoding glycosyltransferase family 4 protein produces the protein MKQIALLFEFGSLNGGEHSMLAMLKQLHGQSIEFTAFCPADSPLHQRLSSLEIPCHPVHFHDTHGQRLSREEVALQLLPVLQANSFDLLHANSLSMSRLTGALADQLPVRCSGHLRDIIKLSRAAIRDLNQNQRLFAVSHATRDFHISQNLDPDTVAVCYNGVDIERFQPRPATGALKQELGLPAESRLCLTIGQIGLRKGQDILAEAASLLAEQGDRETHFVLVGERHSQKQESIDFDRGLNDAFAQLGLKGRLHRLGYRDDIPFLMNEVDLLVHSAKQEPLGRVLLEAIASGLPVVATAVGGTSEIVDPEVSALLVPAGEAAPLAQAIQRLLHDQGLRERLAQAARERALERFTSQQASLNMEAGWLALCE, from the coding sequence GTGAAGCAGATTGCCCTCCTGTTTGAGTTCGGTTCCCTGAATGGAGGCGAGCATTCCATGCTGGCCATGCTCAAACAGTTGCATGGCCAGTCCATCGAGTTCACCGCCTTCTGCCCCGCCGACAGTCCGTTACACCAGCGTCTGTCTTCCCTGGAGATCCCGTGTCACCCGGTTCACTTTCATGATACCCACGGACAGCGGCTGTCACGGGAGGAAGTCGCCCTGCAATTACTACCCGTATTGCAGGCAAACTCGTTCGACCTGCTGCACGCGAACAGTCTCTCCATGTCGCGACTGACCGGGGCCCTGGCAGACCAGTTGCCGGTCCGCTGCTCGGGTCATCTGCGGGACATCATCAAATTAAGTCGGGCCGCGATCCGTGATCTGAATCAGAACCAGCGGCTGTTCGCGGTCTCGCATGCCACCCGCGATTTTCATATCTCGCAAAATCTGGATCCGGACACCGTCGCCGTCTGTTATAACGGCGTCGATATCGAACGTTTTCAGCCGCGCCCCGCTACGGGCGCACTGAAACAGGAACTGGGGCTGCCCGCAGAATCACGCCTCTGCCTGACGATCGGACAGATCGGCCTCCGCAAAGGTCAGGACATTCTGGCAGAGGCGGCCAGTCTGCTGGCGGAGCAGGGGGACCGGGAGACGCATTTTGTCTTGGTCGGCGAACGGCATTCACAGAAACAGGAAAGCATCGACTTTGACCGCGGCCTGAATGACGCTTTTGCCCAACTCGGCCTGAAGGGTCGTCTGCACCGGCTGGGGTATCGTGACGATATCCCGTTTCTGATGAACGAAGTCGATCTGCTGGTGCACTCCGCCAAACAGGAACCGTTGGGACGCGTCCTGCTGGAAGCGATTGCCAGCGGACTGCCTGTCGTGGCCACCGCTGTGGGTGGAACCAGTGAAATCGTAGACCCGGAAGTATCGGCGCTGCTTGTGCCTGCCGGGGAAGCAGCGCCCCTGGCACAGGCCATACAGCGACTGTTGCACGATCAGGGTCTGAGGGAGCGCCTGGCGCAGGCAGCGCGGGAACGGGCTCTGGAACGATTCACAAGCCAACAGGCCAGCCTCAACATGGAAGCCGGCTGGCTGGCGCTGTGTGAGTAA
- the guaB gene encoding IMP dehydrogenase — protein sequence MQDRIICQGITFDDVLLQPAYSEVMPSEVSVASQLTRNIPLNVPIISSPMDTVTESDMAIGMAQEGGIGIIHKNMTPEQQAMSVDQVKRSEHGVIVDPVTLPPEATVAEAAEIMKRKNIGGVPVTKAGKLVGILTSRDLRFLDSPETSISEVMTKEKLVTAAEDTTLEVAQRILLENKVEKLLLVDENYQLKGLITIKDIDKTMQFPLASKDSRGRLRVGAAVGVRDYDRAALLIEKGVDLLVVDSAHGHSGNVVATVREIKKRWDIDVVAGNVATEQGARDLADAGADAVKVGIGPGSICTTRIISGVGVPQLTAISNAAKALEGTGIPIIADGGIRYSGDIAKALAAGAHTVMLGGLLAGLDESPGELILYQGRSFKRYRGMGSMGAMVKGSSERYRQSSVTQDGKDSAKKLVPEGVEGRVPYKGPLQNLLYQLVGGLRAGMGYLGVQSVAEMRTEARFIQVSAATVRENHPHDIAVTQEAPNYTAEHSPME from the coding sequence ATGCAAGATCGCATTATCTGTCAGGGAATTACTTTCGACGATGTCCTGCTGCAACCCGCCTACAGCGAAGTCATGCCTTCGGAAGTCAGTGTTGCCAGTCAGCTTACCCGAAATATCCCTCTCAATGTTCCGATAATCAGCAGCCCCATGGATACCGTTACCGAGAGCGATATGGCGATCGGGATGGCCCAGGAAGGGGGCATCGGGATCATTCATAAGAACATGACACCGGAACAGCAGGCAATGTCGGTGGACCAGGTAAAACGGAGCGAGCACGGTGTGATCGTGGATCCGGTGACGCTGCCTCCCGAAGCGACAGTGGCAGAAGCTGCCGAAATCATGAAGCGGAAGAACATCGGCGGTGTCCCTGTGACGAAAGCTGGGAAGCTTGTGGGGATTTTGACGAGTCGTGACCTGCGATTTCTCGATTCTCCTGAGACGTCGATTTCTGAAGTCATGACGAAAGAAAAACTTGTGACGGCTGCGGAAGATACAACGCTTGAAGTGGCTCAGCGGATATTATTGGAAAATAAGGTCGAGAAACTTCTGCTGGTTGACGAAAATTATCAACTGAAGGGGCTGATTACGATCAAAGACATCGACAAGACGATGCAGTTCCCGCTGGCCTCCAAAGATTCACGGGGGCGGCTGCGAGTCGGGGCTGCTGTGGGTGTCCGCGATTATGATCGTGCTGCTTTACTGATTGAAAAAGGGGTGGATCTCCTGGTGGTGGACAGTGCACATGGCCATTCGGGCAATGTGGTTGCTACCGTGAGAGAAATCAAGAAGCGATGGGACATCGATGTGGTTGCCGGTAATGTGGCGACCGAACAGGGTGCCCGCGATCTGGCGGATGCGGGAGCAGACGCAGTTAAGGTCGGCATCGGTCCTGGTTCAATCTGTACAACACGAATTATCTCTGGCGTCGGTGTGCCGCAGTTAACGGCGATTTCCAATGCTGCGAAAGCACTGGAAGGGACGGGAATTCCGATCATCGCTGACGGGGGGATTCGTTACAGTGGAGACATTGCCAAAGCTCTGGCAGCCGGCGCTCATACGGTGATGTTAGGAGGTTTGCTCGCCGGTCTGGACGAAAGTCCGGGAGAATTGATTCTGTACCAGGGACGCAGCTTTAAACGCTACCGTGGTATGGGTTCGATGGGAGCAATGGTTAAAGGCAGTAGCGAACGCTACCGTCAAAGTTCAGTTACACAAGACGGAAAGGACTCCGCGAAGAAGCTGGTACCAGAGGGAGTAGAGGGGCGCGTGCCTTACAAGGGCCCGCTGCAGAATCTGCTCTATCAACTTGTAGGTGGACTACGGGCTGGTATGGGTTACTTAGGAGTTCAATCTGTCGCGGAAATGCGAACGGAAGCCCGGTTTATTCAGGTTTCTGCCGCGACGGTCAGGGAGAACCATCCGCATGATATTGCAGTCACTCAGGAAGCACCGAATTACACAGCCGAACATTCACCCATGGAATAG
- a CDS encoding riboflavin synthase: MFTGLVEGQGTVHLLEKNGSSIDLTLKIPELISHEAHIGDSVAINGCCLTVVEINSGSLKFQAGAETLAKTNLGLLTVGDAVNLERPLAANGRLGGHFVQGHVDGVGSIKSIDRDGEWITMWFEVPEALALQMVPKGSVTVDGISLTIVDCEQSAFSIALIPHTLEVTTLGQKQVGSIVNIETDILGKYVSKLVPLTLDGINERR; encoded by the coding sequence ATGTTTACGGGACTGGTCGAGGGACAGGGTACCGTTCATCTTCTGGAAAAGAACGGCTCCTCCATCGATTTGACGCTGAAGATTCCGGAACTCATTTCGCATGAGGCCCATATCGGTGATAGTGTGGCCATCAATGGCTGCTGCCTGACGGTTGTGGAAATCAACTCGGGCTCACTGAAGTTTCAGGCCGGGGCCGAAACCCTCGCAAAGACCAACCTGGGTCTGTTGACCGTGGGGGATGCGGTGAACCTGGAACGCCCGCTGGCTGCGAACGGGCGACTGGGAGGTCACTTCGTGCAGGGACACGTCGACGGCGTGGGCTCGATCAAATCGATCGACCGGGACGGTGAATGGATCACCATGTGGTTTGAAGTTCCGGAAGCACTGGCCCTGCAGATGGTTCCCAAGGGATCGGTCACCGTGGACGGCATCAGCCTGACGATTGTGGACTGCGAACAGTCTGCCTTCAGTATCGCGCTGATTCCCCACACACTGGAAGTGACCACCCTGGGCCAGAAACAGGTGGGCAGCATCGTGAATATCGAAACCGATATCCTCGGGAAGTACGTGTCGAAGCTGGTTCCCTTAACACTTGATGGTATCAATGAAAGAAGATGA
- the pssA gene encoding CDP-diacylglycerol--serine O-phosphatidyltransferase, with protein MKKRKLIAVLPTLLTLGNAACGFGAITYAAKVGPEYMGHMASGGLTRMLGSSPGIYNSFENQHLFIAAVLIFVAMLFDALDGSAARWTNQTSEFGAQLDSLCDAISFGIAPAFLMLQMIQFKHEFHLYHPRLLWVIALLFAVCTILRLARFNVETEEDDAHEGFSGLPSPAAAGVVASFPIAIRGLYKMAETENGSLQSLSEWLISAIGWSLPVITLTVAFLMVSRVHYPHVFNQLFTGQRSRRHVIQLVFSLALIFLVQELAVPVLFCYFAFSSPIRAFWEEVIAGRLYKSRKI; from the coding sequence ATGAAGAAGCGTAAACTGATTGCAGTTCTGCCGACGTTGTTGACGCTGGGTAACGCCGCCTGTGGTTTTGGTGCGATTACCTATGCGGCCAAGGTCGGACCGGAATACATGGGGCACATGGCCAGCGGCGGTCTGACCCGCATGCTGGGGAGCTCTCCGGGGATTTACAACTCATTTGAAAATCAGCACCTGTTTATTGCCGCGGTGTTGATCTTTGTGGCGATGCTGTTCGATGCCCTGGATGGGAGTGCCGCCCGCTGGACGAATCAGACCAGTGAATTCGGTGCCCAGCTCGACAGTCTGTGTGATGCCATCAGCTTCGGAATCGCGCCCGCGTTTCTGATGCTGCAGATGATTCAATTCAAGCATGAATTTCACCTGTATCACCCGCGGCTGTTGTGGGTGATTGCGCTGCTGTTTGCCGTCTGTACGATTCTGCGTCTGGCGCGGTTCAACGTGGAAACCGAGGAAGATGACGCTCACGAGGGCTTCAGTGGTCTGCCCTCCCCTGCCGCTGCGGGAGTGGTGGCTTCCTTCCCCATCGCCATCCGGGGGCTCTATAAGATGGCGGAAACAGAAAACGGATCCCTCCAGTCGCTCTCAGAGTGGTTGATTTCCGCCATTGGCTGGTCGCTGCCGGTCATCACCCTGACCGTCGCCTTTCTGATGGTCTCACGGGTGCATTATCCGCATGTGTTTAACCAGTTGTTCACTGGTCAGCGGAGCCGTCGGCATGTGATTCAACTCGTGTTTTCGCTGGCCCTGATCTTCCTGGTGCAGGAGCTGGCGGTGCCTGTGTTGTTCTGTTATTTCGCCTTTTCGTCCCCAATTCGGGCTTTTTGGGAAGAAGTTATCGCTGGACGACTATACAAATCCAGAAAAATTTGA